In Methanococcus voltae, the genomic stretch ATATAACTCAGGATTAACAAAAATAGTAGGTTTAGACGACCCCTATTGGAGTTATAGGATAGAAGGGGAACTTTTTCCTGTTGCAAAAGATTATTACGTAATGGTTCATAGTTCAAAAAATGATGAAGATTTTGATTATAAAAATATGGTTGGGATACACCATTCTGCACATCGTATTGTTTGGAAAACTTTAAAACAAGAAAAAATAGATTTTAAAATATCAAAAGTAGTTAAAAATCCATTTTATGCGATTGATTTATTAGATGAAGGATATAGCTTACTTTTAAACCATAGTTTAATTAGGTATTTAAAAAAAGAGCATATAGTAGAAGTTCCTGACTACTATGAAAAAACCTATTATTCAATTAACTTTATGGATACATTGAAAAAAGCAAATAATATGGATAACTTAGAATTTGAAAAAGAATTTGAAGATTTGATATATAAAAAAGAAAAAGAAATTAAAAATGCAGGTTTTGAACTAATATTATAATAATTGCAATACAAATCGAAAATGATATAAAATCGTAAATTAAAGATAACTGTAATACTATTAAAAAAAAATGGATAATAGATATAAGATATATTATAAAATAAAAATATGAAATACCTTAGGAGGGATTAGTATATAGTTATTGAGGTATATTGCCCCCAGGAACCATTACTGTTAATTTAACTTGTTTAACACCTTTCTGAGAAGTTAATTTGTCAGTTAATTCTTTTATTTCTTTAGCATCTCCCCTAACAATAATTACTTCCATACAATGGTCATGGTCCATATGTATGTGCATAGTAGCCACGATTATATCAGAATAATCATGTTGAATTGTTGTTAACTTTTCCATTACATCTGTTGAATGGTGGTCATATACTACATTTATAGTCCCCGACCGTTCACCTTGTAAACTTCTTATCCATTTGTGTTTTATAATATACTCCCTAATTGAATCCCTTATGGCTTCACTCCTACTTGCATAGCCCCTTTCAAGAATTATCTCATCAAATTCTTCAAGAAGATTCTTAGGTAATGAAATACTAATTCTATCCATATCTACCATACATATCCCTCTTAAATAACTAAATTTTTAAATATTGTATTATTTAATAATATAATCATAATAGTATTTAATATTTATTATTTATTATTTCATTTTAAATAATATTACGATACTATAATATAGCATATTTATATTATAAAATCAATTAAATTAAATACATTATACAAACTAAACTATGAACAAAATCCAATTACAAAATACATTAAAATGTACTAAGGTGGTATTATGAGCGTTATTATAGGATATTATGGAAATAACGGGTCTGCAATTGCGGGAGATAAAAGAAATATATTATTTAGGGGTTCAGAAGCAAACAGGGAAAAGTTAGAATCTTTATTATATAATGGAAAATTGAAAAATGATAAAGAATTAAAAGAAAAAGCTGAAGAATATGATGTAAAAGTCCATATTACCGATTCACAGGACAAAATTAAAAAATTAGACGGTTGTTTAATGGGGGAAGTTAAAACTATAAGTAATCAATCTAAAAGAAAAAGAATGTACTTATCAAAAAATAACTGTGCACTTGTTGAAATAATTGACGATGATATGACTAAAAAAGAAATAAAAAAAGGTTCTGGAATCATAATTTTTGGAAATAAACATTTAAAACAATTGGTTCAGGCGGAATTACAAAAAAATGTAAACATAGTTAAATCAGGCGATATTTTAAAAATTGAAAAACTTTTTAAAGATATTTTATCAAATATTGATACCCCATCTTCGAGTAATGATGTGGATTCATATTCAAACTTTAAATATGAAAATTTAGAAAAGGTTATTTCTCAAGAATTATCTAATTTAGTGGATTATCGAAATGGATTAAAAAATCAAATTATAAAAGTACAAAAATTAATGCTCATTGAAAAAAAAATAGCAACCAAAGGCGAAATAGGTTATGTAAATGAGGGGAAGTTAAAACTTTATGACAAATATCTTGCAATAGATAGAATTTGCGAAAACCCTAATTTATATTATGAAATAGACATTACTGGCGATGTAAAAGAAGGAGATATTATATTAATTGATGAAAATAACTTAAAAGTAAAAAATAAAGATGTTATAGTGTCAGTAAATAAAATAATATGTAATAGATAAACATTTTTTAATTTTAATTTTTAAGACTTGCATCCTTAAATTCTACCATCATATTTGAATATTCTTTAGATTGATACGTACTCCAAGGTTTTAAGTAAGTAAAATCAACTACTTTATCATCATTTAAAAATATAATATATATTGGATATTTCATAAAGCAGGTATGAACGTGTATCTTTCTAAATATATATTTAAAAACTAACGCCTCGTCATAATTAATATCTCGAAACATTAAACCAAGCGCCCTATCTACAAAATTACTCGCATATAATACTTTAAAATTTTTGCCATTTATTTTTAAAGTTTTATTATTATTTATATCATTTTTTACATTATTTTCCATTAAATTATCAAATATTGTAACTTTTGGAAATTCATTATTTAAAATATTATCATCTAAAATTTTATAATAGTTATCTTCAAAACAGTCTTTATTTGAGTTGCTCATAAAAAAATACCCTTTAACATTCCTTGTATTAATTTAATATATAGGATATAATTAATTGTATGGTGAATATATAAATCACCATATTATATTATTTATTATTTAAAAGTTTAGATATTGATTTTAAAATATTACTTTTTGATTTTTTTGGCTCGCTGTTTGGACCATAAGGTGCTGGAATATATTGAACGGACGGTCTCTGATTAGAAGATTGTTGATACAAATCAAATAAATCATATATCTCAGAAGGCACTTTCGTATTGATAGCTACACCTAGATTTTGTAATTTCTCAATATACAATGGATAGTCGTGTGTCCATTTACCAGTTGCCAAGATTTCAGAAAGTTGTTTCGCTTTATCAAATCCTACTTTATTTTTTAATATATGGCATACATAATCTTTAACTTGGTTTATGGCTTTTTTAGAAATATCTGCAAGTATTAACGTTTCGTCATCAATTTCAGAGATATATTTTTTATCCAAAACGCTCAATATTGAAGCTGCAGGATATTGTCCAATTTGAGGGTCTACAGGACCCATTACTGCATTTTTATCCATTATAATCTCATCAGCAGCTAATGCAATAAGGCTACCCCCACTCATTGCGTAATGTGGTATAATAACAGTTGTTTTAGCCTTGTGTTCCATTAAAGCTGATGCTATTTGTTCACTTGCAAGTACTAAACCGCCAGGCGTATGTAATATTAAATCTATAGGCATATTTTCGGGTGTAAGCCGTATAGCTCTTAAAACTTCTTCACTATCTTCAATGCTTATGAATTTATAGAGTGGAAGTCCAAAAAATGCAAGTTGTTCTTGCCTATGTATCATTACGATTACTCTAGAACCCCTACTAACTTCGAGTTGTTTTATTCGATTATACCTTTGTAGTAATCGATATTTAAATATCATTTGCGGATAAATAAATAAAAATATGAAAAATACCCATATTAACATTGAATCTTCAAACATTGTCCCAATCTCACTTGTAAATAGTTTAAATAGTTTAATTAATTAAATTGACTATCTAAAATAAATTTATAATTTGAATATATCATATTTAATAATCTTAATTAAAATATTGCTTAATAATTATAATATTGTTATTGTAATATTAATAATTTTATTTCTAATTTTAACTCATAAGTAAGTTATTAATTTAATAATATAATATAACATAATATATTATTCGTCATAAACTTAATAAATACAGAATGTTAGACAACCTATATATAATAGAGTAAATATAATAAATAGTTCAAGACTAAGATTTAATAAAATTTATCTTAATTTACCATAATTTTAAGAATAAAATTAAAAACCTCTGTTGAGGTGTATTTATGAAAAATATAACATTTAACAGCATTAAATTAAAATCAGCCCCTCAAAAAATTCATGAAACTCCAGAAAATAGTGTGGGTATTAAATATGTGATATTAGAACCCGTTGGTTTTCCAATTAAAATAAATGGGGAAAATATAAAAGTTACAGTCGAAGACGGTAAATTATTCAACCAATATGCAAGAGATCAGTGGGAAAATGAAATAATTAAGGAAGGAGACTATTTATTTGATAATAGTATTATCCCAGATTATGCATTTAAGGTTTTATCAATATACCCAAAAGATGGGGAAATTACAACAAAAGAAACAATATATAAATTAAACACGCCATTGAAAAATGAAGTCAACAACATAAAAAAGACATATTTTGAAGAAATAATCGGTCAGGAGCATGCTAAAAAGAAATGTAAAATAATAATGAAATATCTCGAAAAACCTGAAATATTCGGAGAATGGTCTCCAAAAAACATTTTATTCTATGGGTCCCCAGGAACTGGAAAAACAATGTTAGCAAGAGCCTTAGCATCACAAACAAATAGTAATTTAAAACTAATAAAAGCTACGGAACTAATCGGAGAACATGTCGGAGATAGTTCTAAAGTTATAAAAGGATTATATGCAGATGCTGCCGCCAATAAACCATGTATTATATTTATTGACGAAATTGATGCTATAGCATTAAGTAGAAACTACCAATCATTAAGAGGGGATGTTTCAGAAGTTGTAAATGCATTATTAACAGAATTAGATGGAATTCATGAAAATGAAGGTGTAATAACAATTGCAGCTACCAATAATCCTGATATGTTAGATTTAGCAGTTCGAAGTAGATTTGAAGAAGAGATATTATTTAAAATACCTAATGAAAAAGAGCGATTGGAAATATTAAAAACATATTCTAAAAAACTACCCATTAAAACCAACGTAGATTTCAAAAAATACGTTAAAAAAACAGAAGGTATGAACGGAAGGACTTTAAAAGAAAAATTATTAAAACCATTGCTTCACAAAGCGATTATTGAAGAATTAACTGAAATTTCGGAAAAAGATTTCGAAGAAACTTTAAATCGATTAATTAATCAAAATACTAAAAATGTTCCTTCAGAATTATACAATTAAATAGTTATTTTTTTAAACGGATTGATTATACTAAAAAAAATAAAAAATAAAAAATAAAAAAATAGAAATACATCTAATATATTTTTATATATTTTTAATTATTTAAAGAAATCATCGATTCTAAATTGTTTATTTCTTTCATTCACAAATAGACTATCGATTCCTTCTCTTATTAACTCTAATCTTTGTTTTATGTAATCACTTGCTTCATATTTTTCAGCCATTGATTGAGAAACGTCCATATACTTTTCTACAGCACCTTTAGAGACCGTTAATATTAATTTACTATTACATTTTTTACAAGTTCCTTTTAAAGGCATTCTTCTATATTTTGCCCCGCATTTACAACGTACACCTTGCCTTGAAAAAGCCCTAAGATTACCTATTAAATCAGGTACAAAATGCGTTTGAATAACCTTTTCAGCCACATCTCGCTCATCTGTAGCCCTAATTTTTTTACCAACTTCCAGTTGAGCGGTTGTCTTTTCAAACATGGAACCTAATGTTTTATACGAACATATTAAAGGACCACTATCAACACGAGTGGTTTCGTGAGTGTAGCCTAAACCTTCATATTGTTTTTCAGTGCCTAATCTATCATCAACTGTTTCAATCAAATCTTTTACTTCCTTAGGTGTTGGCATATCAATAGATTTTTCATAAAATTCTAAAGGATAACCCCATAATGTATCCATATTGTGAACTTCGCCATCAACTTCTTTAGGGTCTAGTAAAGTAGTCAGTACTAATGGTGCATCCATTTGCCCCCCTCTTTTGTCAGGTAGGAATTTTTTTGAAAAATTCAAAAATGCATCCAGTAGTAAAAAGAAAGCATCTTCATCACCATCACAATTTCTCCTTTTTGAAGCGTGGAAGTAAGGATGTGCATAACCCACATTTGCTATACTATAACCCACAATACGACCCACCATTCCTGCAGAAGTGTGCGGAGCCATTCCGATAATTAATTGACCAGCTAATTCCCCCAGGGTAGAAATATTATAAAATCTACCAACACCGTAATATTTTTCCAATAAGTCATCAATGAAATTGGAAACATTTACAAAATACTCCATACAACTTTTAGGAACAATTACATCTTGAACTTTAAGTTCTAAAACTTGATTTTCATCAAATAATTCATTACCGTGTATATCATGAGAATATCCTAATTCTTTTAATTTTTCTACAGAAGTATGCACTTCTGAAGCTTTAAAATGTGTTATTGGCACATCAGTACAATCAAATCTAGTAGTTCCATCCTTAAATACATAAACTTCATTTATAGCTCTTAATATGGCTTTTTCTAAAGGTTCTATTAATTTGTCTTTAGAAGACATACCTTTAATACACTTTACATCCCCACATTTATTAAGAGATAGGTTAGCTAGTGCAATTTTCCAATAATCTTTTAAAGATAATCTAACATTTTGAGTTCTTTTTAAATTAACTTCTGCTCCGCATTGCGGACATTTTTTATAAGCGCTTAAAAATCCACAATTTGGACAAGTACCTACAGATATATCCAAATCATCATTTGCGTTATCTTCTATTGCATTATTGATAAGTCTTACCATACCGCCAGAATTACCAATCGGAAATAAACCGTTTACGGGTGGTTTCATCTTTCTTGAGGCTGCTTTTTCAGGTCTTCCCATTCTTGCGCCCACATAAACGTAGCAATTTCTTTTTATAGATATTTTAGAGAGCAAATTTATTAAATGCATTGAATTTAATATTTTTGATAGATTAATATTAGAATCTAATTCTTTTATTTGTTTTTTACTATTAAAATCAGTACATTTAGAAAATTCTTCCAATATGGCCAAATTATTTAAATAATATTCATTATTATTTACTAATTTAAAATTATCGCCAGATTTAGTCAATTCAAATCCTAATGATTCCAAAACTGGTTCATATTCGAATATTATAATATTTTTGATATTATTTTCAGAATATACTAAATGAGGTATACCTATTAATTCAAGTAATCTTTTACAATATTTTTGATATTCCGTAGTATTATCATATTTTAAAACATAAAAATGTTCTAAATTCCAATTTTTATCATAAAAGTCTTCATATTGTTCGTTTTTAAAAATTTCAGAAATATTTGATTCTGAAGAAGTTATGTCTTCCAAACTTAACAATTTACCATCTGCAAGGAAATATATAAGTTTTAAAATATCTTCTTTTGAAACATCATGCCAATGGTAGGTGAATTCAGGATGTAATGGTGTTTTAGTTTCTTTGGCAAATTTAACAGCTTCTGAAGGAGTTGGGTCGTTGAAATCTTTAAAAAATTCATTATAACCAATATTTTTAGATTTCAAAATCTGTTCATACCATTCTATACACCAACTACTTGGTAATATAGTATGATTATTTTCTAAAAAATCACCATAATTTACTAAAATATCG encodes the following:
- a CDS encoding LysR family transcriptional regulator, with the translated sequence MDKKICAEILEDTKKLKGITSSKNNELSPMIQFNYNNHTITTNQLNILNLLKNYKSQNKVAELLNIPVSSINIQIKRLETKLSLKLLYSSPSGSTLSKEAENLLLYYNSLNKRIYEEPFVACGFVSGEIGKVLFEDVLISSFENILRLYNSGLTKIVGLDDPYWSYRIEGELFPVAKDYYVMVHSSKNDEDFDYKNMVGIHHSAHRIVWKTLKQEKIDFKISKVVKNPFYAIDLLDEGYSLLLNHSLIRYLKKEHIVEVPDYYEKTYYSINFMDTLKKANNMDNLEFEKEFEDLIYKKEKEIKNAGFELIL
- the nikR gene encoding nickel-responsive transcriptional regulator NikR; its protein translation is MVDMDRISISLPKNLLEEFDEIILERGYASRSEAIRDSIREYIIKHKWIRSLQGERSGTINVVYDHHSTDVMEKLTTIQHDYSDIIVATMHIHMDHDHCMEVIIVRGDAKEIKELTDKLTSQKGVKQVKLTVMVPGGNIPQ
- a CDS encoding DUF2121 domain-containing protein, translated to MSVIIGYYGNNGSAIAGDKRNILFRGSEANREKLESLLYNGKLKNDKELKEKAEEYDVKVHITDSQDKIKKLDGCLMGEVKTISNQSKRKRMYLSKNNCALVEIIDDDMTKKEIKKGSGIIIFGNKHLKQLVQAELQKNVNIVKSGDILKIEKLFKDILSNIDTPSSSNDVDSYSNFKYENLEKVISQELSNLVDYRNGLKNQIIKVQKLMLIEKKIATKGEIGYVNEGKLKLYDKYLAIDRICENPNLYYEIDITGDVKEGDIILIDENNLKVKNKDVIVSVNKIICNR
- a CDS encoding DUF192 domain-containing protein; the protein is MSNSNKDCFEDNYYKILDDNILNNEFPKVTIFDNLMENNVKNDINNNKTLKINGKNFKVLYASNFVDRALGLMFRDINYDEALVFKYIFRKIHVHTCFMKYPIYIIFLNDDKVVDFTYLKPWSTYQSKEYSNMMVEFKDASLKN
- a CDS encoding SDH family Clp fold serine proteinase, which produces MFEDSMLIWVFFIFLFIYPQMIFKYRLLQRYNRIKQLEVSRGSRVIVMIHRQEQLAFFGLPLYKFISIEDSEEVLRAIRLTPENMPIDLILHTPGGLVLASEQIASALMEHKAKTTVIIPHYAMSGGSLIALAADEIIMDKNAVMGPVDPQIGQYPAASILSVLDKKYISEIDDETLILADISKKAINQVKDYVCHILKNKVGFDKAKQLSEILATGKWTHDYPLYIEKLQNLGVAINTKVPSEIYDLFDLYQQSSNQRPSVQYIPAPYGPNSEPKKSKSNILKSISKLLNNK
- a CDS encoding AAA family ATPase — translated: MKNITFNSIKLKSAPQKIHETPENSVGIKYVILEPVGFPIKINGENIKVTVEDGKLFNQYARDQWENEIIKEGDYLFDNSIIPDYAFKVLSIYPKDGEITTKETIYKLNTPLKNEVNNIKKTYFEEIIGQEHAKKKCKIIMKYLEKPEIFGEWSPKNILFYGSPGTGKTMLARALASQTNSNLKLIKATELIGEHVGDSSKVIKGLYADAAANKPCIIFIDEIDAIALSRNYQSLRGDVSEVVNALLTELDGIHENEGVITIAATNNPDMLDLAVRSRFEEEILFKIPNEKERLEILKTYSKKLPIKTNVDFKKYVKKTEGMNGRTLKEKLLKPLLHKAIIEELTEISEKDFEETLNRLINQNTKNVPSELYN
- the polC gene encoding DNA polymerase II large subunit; this translates as MLHVKTSEDMKDYFENILKDVMSTYDVAKSCRSKNLDVYNEIEIPLAKDMADRVEGIVGPAQVSQRIRDLVSELGKEPASLEIAKEIVEGNFGGFENAESPRDALAEQAVRTALAVITEGIVAAPLEGIAGVKIKKNFDGTEYLAIYFAGPIRSAGGTAQALAVLVGDYVRKNMGLDIYKPIDDEIERYVEEVELHQSEVGNFQYSPKPEEIRIAVKNISVEITGEATDPVDISGHRDLERVETNQIRGGALLALVEGVLLKAPKILRHVDKLKIQGWDWLKDLKSKKSSDEDSIEEENGDFELDMTGSEHADVKIDAITKYIGDVIAGRPVFAHPSTLGGFRLRYGRSRNTGFATDGFHPSTMYLSDEFMAIGTQLKTERPGKATCVVPVDGIDAPIVKLTSGSVFKVKSPDLAKKYNLDLKEVSEILFLGDILVNYGDFLENNHTILPSSWCIEWYEQILKSKNIGYNEFFKDFNDPTPSEAVKFAKETKTPLHPEFTYHWHDVSKEDILKLIYFLADGKLLSLEDITSSESNISEIFKNEQYEDFYDKNWNLEHFYVLKYDNTTEYQKYCKRLLELIGIPHLVYSENNIKNIIIFEYEPVLESLGFELTKSGDNFKLVNNNEYYLNNLAILEEFSKCTDFNSKKQIKELDSNINLSKILNSMHLINLLSKISIKRNCYVYVGARMGRPEKAASRKMKPPVNGLFPIGNSGGMVRLINNAIEDNANDDLDISVGTCPNCGFLSAYKKCPQCGAEVNLKRTQNVRLSLKDYWKIALANLSLNKCGDVKCIKGMSSKDKLIEPLEKAILRAINEVYVFKDGTTRFDCTDVPITHFKASEVHTSVEKLKELGYSHDIHGNELFDENQVLELKVQDVIVPKSCMEYFVNVSNFIDDLLEKYYGVGRFYNISTLGELAGQLIIGMAPHTSAGMVGRIVGYSIANVGYAHPYFHASKRRNCDGDEDAFFLLLDAFLNFSKKFLPDKRGGQMDAPLVLTTLLDPKEVDGEVHNMDTLWGYPLEFYEKSIDMPTPKEVKDLIETVDDRLGTEKQYEGLGYTHETTRVDSGPLICSYKTLGSMFEKTTAQLEVGKKIRATDERDVAEKVIQTHFVPDLIGNLRAFSRQGVRCKCGAKYRRMPLKGTCKKCNSKLILTVSKGAVEKYMDVSQSMAEKYEASDYIKQRLELIREGIDSLFVNERNKQFRIDDFFK